The following proteins are co-located in the Desulfovibrio desulfuricans genome:
- a CDS encoding putative nucleotidyltransferase substrate binding domain-containing protein, with protein sequence MPNTRFDLTHPPFDLLTLAEASALSATADILFFNNDQEILASGSDVDVLYLVMKGLVREMSGEEIVGAYREHEAFDCRALATGRTRHRFVAHEEVLLCVFPGREVLVLTEKNSLFGAYFFATVSDKLGQLAQSRDRREWQSLFAVKISDAGFRPPIFAEATDTIAHAAQRMKKSRRRSIFVRDGSSTGIFTTGDFCDIVANAVSNQTPLRACAQFSLLSCEKDDYLFNALLLMTRHNIHRIVVTDKGQPVGVLAMIDLLSYFSNHSLSIARQLEAATTLADLHSAMRDMEALVTTLVTQGIKTPQLARLVQVLNAQLMARLWQLTATPAVFAGSALLALGSEGRGEQILKTDQDNALILAEGLDEKEVVHSANSFTERMLNLGYPPCPGDMMVNQPLWRHTVREWGQTLRQWADSTQGEGLMHLAIFLDAETVSGPASWLEACRKALRSALHDDAAWFARMALPIEQFPTRTGESGFWRQLLNREKNALLDIKKAGIFPIVHGARVLALEAGIDATNTFDRLEALTSRSIIEKSQADDLAESLAFLMRLRLDAGLEMLRKGNPLSNEIDTATLSTLDKDLLQDALQVVKRFKRMIGQRYGLDRF encoded by the coding sequence ATGCCAAACACCCGCTTTGACCTCACGCATCCCCCTTTTGATCTGCTTACCCTGGCAGAGGCATCTGCCTTGTCGGCCACTGCCGATATTCTGTTTTTCAACAATGATCAGGAAATTCTTGCCTCGGGAAGTGATGTTGATGTGCTCTATCTGGTCATGAAGGGGCTTGTTCGTGAAATGTCGGGCGAGGAAATTGTGGGGGCATACCGCGAGCACGAGGCCTTTGATTGTCGCGCTCTGGCCACAGGCAGAACGCGGCACAGGTTTGTGGCGCATGAAGAAGTGCTGCTTTGCGTGTTCCCTGGGCGGGAGGTGCTGGTCCTGACGGAAAAGAACTCGCTTTTCGGCGCGTACTTTTTTGCAACCGTGTCCGACAAGCTGGGCCAGCTTGCCCAAAGCCGCGACCGCCGCGAATGGCAGAGCCTTTTTGCGGTCAAGATCAGCGATGCTGGTTTTAGGCCGCCCATATTTGCCGAAGCAACGGATACCATTGCCCACGCCGCGCAGCGCATGAAGAAAAGCCGGAGACGATCCATCTTTGTGCGCGATGGTTCCAGTACCGGGATTTTCACCACGGGCGATTTTTGCGACATCGTGGCCAACGCGGTTTCCAACCAGACCCCACTCCGGGCCTGCGCCCAGTTTTCCCTGCTGAGCTGCGAAAAGGACGACTACCTTTTCAATGCACTGCTTCTCATGACCCGCCACAACATCCACCGCATTGTGGTGACGGACAAGGGGCAGCCTGTGGGCGTTCTGGCCATGATCGACCTGCTTTCCTATTTTTCCAACCATTCCCTGTCGATCGCGCGGCAGCTCGAGGCGGCCACCACCTTGGCCGACCTGCACAGCGCCATGCGGGACATGGAAGCCCTGGTAACAACCCTCGTTACCCAGGGCATAAAAACGCCCCAGCTCGCGCGCCTTGTGCAGGTGCTCAACGCGCAGCTCATGGCCCGCCTCTGGCAGTTGACGGCTACGCCCGCCGTATTTGCCGGAAGCGCCCTGCTTGCCCTTGGCTCCGAAGGCCGGGGAGAGCAGATACTGAAAACCGACCAAGACAACGCGCTGATCCTTGCGGAAGGCCTGGACGAAAAGGAGGTGGTACACTCTGCAAACAGCTTTACGGAGCGCATGCTCAACCTTGGCTATCCGCCCTGCCCCGGCGACATGATGGTGAACCAGCCGCTCTGGCGGCACACGGTGCGCGAATGGGGACAGACCTTGCGCCAGTGGGCGGATTCCACGCAGGGCGAGGGGCTTATGCATCTGGCAATTTTTCTGGATGCGGAAACAGTCTCCGGCCCGGCCTCCTGGCTTGAGGCCTGCCGCAAGGCCTTGCGCTCGGCCCTGCACGATGATGCGGCATGGTTTGCGCGCATGGCCCTGCCCATTGAACAGTTCCCCACCCGAACAGGCGAAAGCGGCTTTTGGCGGCAACTGCTGAACCGCGAGAAAAACGCCCTGCTCGACATCAAGAAAGCGGGCATATTCCCCATTGTCCACGGCGCCCGCGTTCTGGCTCTGGAGGCGGGCATTGATGCCACCAACACCTTTGACCGACTGGAGGCCCTCACATCACGCAGTATTATTGAGAAATCACAGGCAGATGATCTGGCCGAATCTCTGGCCTTTCTGATGCGCCTGCGGCTGGACGCAGGCCTTGAAATGCTGCGCAAGGGGAACCCCCTGAGCAACGAGATTGATACGGCCACCCTATCCACTCTGGACAAGGACCTGTTGCAGGACGCCCTCCAGGTGGTCAAGCGCTTCAAGCGCATGATCGGCCAGCGGTACGGGCTGGACAGGTTCTGA
- the dnaB gene encoding replicative DNA helicase, whose translation MVSRNDSNSAPGHAAGGSPFGQGRNKDGQSRSSAHSAEKAEADILRRVPPHSVEAEQAVLGGVFMRPQLMHSIADQLTDEDFYLPAHATIYKAFLELYRKSAPLDLIATAEQLKSMNALEEAGGAVYLGELAQAVVSGANAEYYATIVRDKSLQRSLINACSGIIVNCYDATREVGELLDESEQAVFSISQRTSGKDFTPTRELLERVFDKLSKLADAKDVITGVTTGYTRLDKLTAGLQPSDLIIVAARPSMGKTAFSMCMAINAAVRQNVPVAVFSLEMSKEQLMQRMLAVWGKVDLSKLRRPSLLTDEDWQRLYDAADVVARAPIFIDDTPALTTLELRARARRLKADKGLGMVVVDYLQLMRTSRRTDSRELEISDISRSLKGLAKEMNVPVVALSQLNRKVEERSDKRPMLSDLRESGAIEQDADVIMFVYRDDVYKFQKPADRPPQGIAEIIIGKQRNGPVGVAELMYMSPYTSFEDIAPDWMPPPSEGGS comes from the coding sequence GTGGTTTCCCGGAACGATAGCAATTCCGCCCCCGGCCACGCGGCCGGGGGCTCGCCTTTTGGGCAGGGCCGCAACAAGGATGGCCAGTCTCGCTCTTCAGCGCACAGCGCGGAAAAGGCCGAGGCCGACATTCTGCGGCGTGTGCCCCCCCACAGTGTTGAAGCCGAACAGGCTGTGCTCGGCGGCGTTTTCATGCGCCCCCAGCTCATGCACTCCATCGCAGACCAGCTCACTGACGAAGATTTTTACCTGCCCGCGCACGCCACCATTTACAAGGCGTTTCTAGAACTTTACCGCAAATCGGCCCCCCTCGACCTTATTGCCACTGCCGAGCAGCTCAAGAGCATGAACGCCCTTGAAGAAGCCGGCGGCGCGGTCTATCTGGGCGAGCTGGCGCAGGCCGTTGTTTCTGGCGCCAATGCGGAATACTACGCCACCATAGTTCGCGACAAATCCTTGCAGCGCAGCCTGATCAACGCCTGCTCTGGCATCATAGTCAACTGCTACGATGCCACGCGCGAAGTCGGCGAACTGCTGGATGAATCCGAACAGGCGGTTTTTTCCATTTCGCAGCGCACCTCGGGTAAGGATTTTACCCCCACGCGCGAACTGCTGGAGCGGGTGTTCGACAAGCTTTCCAAGCTGGCCGATGCCAAGGACGTCATTACAGGCGTCACCACCGGCTATACCCGCCTGGACAAACTGACCGCCGGTCTGCAGCCCTCTGACCTCATTATTGTGGCGGCCCGCCCCAGTATGGGCAAGACGGCTTTTTCCATGTGCATGGCCATCAACGCTGCCGTGCGCCAGAACGTGCCCGTGGCTGTTTTTTCGCTCGAAATGAGCAAGGAGCAGCTCATGCAGCGCATGCTTGCCGTGTGGGGCAAGGTGGATCTTTCCAAGCTGCGCCGTCCCTCGCTGCTGACAGACGAAGACTGGCAGCGCCTCTATGACGCGGCGGACGTTGTGGCCCGTGCGCCCATATTTATTGACGACACCCCGGCCCTCACAACGCTTGAGCTGCGCGCCCGCGCCCGCCGCCTCAAAGCGGACAAAGGCCTTGGCATGGTGGTGGTGGACTACCTGCAGCTCATGCGCACCAGCCGCCGCACAGATTCGCGCGAACTGGAAATTTCGGATATTTCGCGGTCGCTCAAGGGCCTTGCCAAGGAAATGAACGTGCCCGTGGTTGCGCTCTCGCAGCTTAACCGCAAGGTGGAAGAACGCAGCGACAAGCGCCCCATGCTTTCTGACCTTCGCGAATCTGGCGCTATCGAGCAGGACGCGGACGTTATCATGTTTGTCTACCGCGATGACGTGTACAAATTCCAGAAACCTGCCGACCGGCCGCCTCAGGGCATTGCCGAAATTATCATCGGCAAGCAGCGCAACGGCCCGGTGGGTGTAGCCGAGCTTATGTATATGTCGCCCTACACTTCGTTTGAAGATATTGCGCCAGACTGGATGCCCCCGCCATCAGAGGGCGGATCCTAG
- a CDS encoding DUF485 domain-containing protein: MASELTQRIEKNAQYQHLIKTRNALGWRLTLVVFAAYYGFILVVAFDKQLFATPLAAGMTTTWGIPLGIGIILLTVVLTAVYVRKANSEFDPALKQILEKEVQS, translated from the coding sequence ATGGCCTCAGAACTGACGCAACGAATTGAAAAGAATGCGCAATACCAGCACTTGATCAAGACGCGCAACGCCCTTGGCTGGCGACTCACGCTTGTGGTTTTTGCCGCGTATTACGGTTTTATTCTGGTTGTCGCCTTTGACAAACAGCTCTTTGCCACGCCTCTTGCAGCCGGAATGACAACAACCTGGGGCATTCCCCTTGGCATCGGCATCATTCTGCTGACCGTTGTGCTTACGGCGGTCTACGTTCGCAAGGCCAACAGCGAATTTGACCCTGCGCTCAAGCAGATTCTTGAAAAAGAGGTGCAGTCATGA
- the rplI gene encoding 50S ribosomal protein L9, whose protein sequence is MKLILRADVENLGSLGDVVEVKAGYGRNFLLPQGLAMVASPSNLKSFEQERKKLQARMDAVRADAQALQARLEALEVVIPMHVGDNDKLYGSVTTTIIGDALAALGVEVDRRRILMDAPIRTLGEHPVRVRLHASVIAMVPVKVISDHQPIEEEPAPAAPAEEAEAAQ, encoded by the coding sequence ATGAAACTGATACTTCGCGCCGACGTTGAAAATCTCGGCAGCCTTGGCGATGTGGTTGAAGTGAAAGCTGGTTATGGCCGCAATTTCCTGCTCCCGCAGGGTCTGGCCATGGTTGCTTCGCCTTCCAACCTCAAGAGCTTTGAACAGGAACGCAAAAAGCTTCAGGCCCGCATGGATGCCGTGCGCGCTGATGCCCAGGCCCTCCAGGCCCGTCTGGAAGCCCTGGAAGTTGTTATCCCCATGCACGTGGGCGACAACGACAAGCTTTACGGCTCCGTCACCACCACCATCATCGGCGACGCTCTTGCCGCTCTTGGTGTGGAAGTTGACCGCCGCCGCATCCTTATGGATGCCCCCATCCGTACCCTTGGTGAACATCCCGTTCGCGTGCGCCTGCACGCCAGCGTGATCGCCATGGTGCCGGTGAAGGTCATTTCCGACCATCAGCCCATCGAAGAAGAACCCGCACCTGCTGCGCCCGCTGAAGAAGCCGAGGCAGCCCAGTAG
- the rpsR gene encoding 30S ribosomal protein S18, translating into MAFKKKFAPRRKFCRFCADKDLPLDYKRADILRDFITERGKIIARRITGTCAHHQRLLTREIKRARQMALLIYTATHDSGVKKKSTI; encoded by the coding sequence ATGGCTTTCAAGAAGAAATTTGCCCCGCGCCGCAAGTTCTGCCGCTTCTGCGCAGATAAAGATCTGCCCCTGGATTACAAGCGCGCCGACATCCTGCGCGACTTTATCACAGAGCGCGGCAAGATCATTGCCCGCCGCATCACTGGCACCTGCGCACATCACCAGCGCCTGCTGACCCGCGAAATCAAGCGCGCCCGCCAGATGGCCCTGCTCATCTACACCGCGACGCACGATTCCGGCGTCAAGAAAAAGAGCACCATTTAA
- a CDS encoding RNA recognition motif domain-containing protein yields MSKSIYVGNLPWSATEEQVQDLFAEYGSVLSVKLVSDRDTGRARGFGFVEMEDGEADSAIEALDNFSFGGRTLRVNEAKPRAPRQPRY; encoded by the coding sequence ATGTCTAAGTCCATCTATGTCGGGAACCTTCCTTGGTCTGCCACTGAAGAACAGGTACAGGATCTTTTTGCCGAATACGGCAGCGTTCTGTCTGTGAAACTTGTTAGCGACAGGGATACCGGCCGTGCCCGCGGCTTTGGCTTTGTGGAAATGGAAGACGGCGAAGCCGACTCCGCCATTGAAGCTTTGGACAACTTCAGCTTTGGCGGTCGCACGCTGCGCGTGAACGAAGCCAAACCCAGAGCCCCGCGCCAGCCCCGCTACTAG
- a CDS encoding 3'-5' exonuclease, with protein sequence MQNSWIQAVARRWRMRGLREPYRSLLDQDDGLLVSIDCETTSLNVKEAELLSIAAVCIDGRRLCTRDAFYALITPQHAPDGQNVRVHGLRPCDFSTGLPLQDVLSAFLQFVRGRTLVGYYLQYDLAVLNKNLRPLMGAALPNSRIEVSGRYYDWRFAQYPGAYIDLRWETMIRNLRLPTLPRHDAMNDAITAAMMYLALQSRGYGAHRLP encoded by the coding sequence ATGCAAAACTCATGGATACAGGCCGTGGCGCGCCGCTGGCGCATGCGCGGCCTGCGGGAACCCTACCGTTCCCTGCTGGATCAGGATGACGGCCTGCTTGTGAGCATTGATTGCGAAACAACCTCGCTCAATGTGAAGGAAGCTGAGCTTTTATCCATCGCCGCCGTCTGCATAGACGGCAGGCGTCTTTGCACCAGAGACGCCTTTTACGCGCTGATAACGCCGCAACATGCCCCTGACGGGCAGAATGTGCGCGTGCACGGGTTGCGCCCGTGTGATTTCAGCACGGGTCTGCCGCTTCAGGATGTGTTGTCGGCTTTTCTTCAGTTTGTCAGAGGCAGAACACTGGTGGGCTATTATCTGCAATACGACCTTGCAGTGTTGAACAAAAACTTGAGGCCACTGATGGGGGCAGCATTGCCAAACAGTCGCATAGAGGTTTCGGGCCGCTATTACGACTGGCGATTTGCGCAATATCCTGGCGCCTACATTGATCTGCGATGGGAAACGATGATCAGAAATCTTCGCCTTCCCACGCTGCCAAGGCACGATGCCATGAACGACGCCATAACAGCCGCCATGATGTATCTGGCGCTGCAATCGCGCGGATACGGCGCACACAGGCTCCCATAA